Within Sinorhizobium sp. RAC02, the genomic segment CAGCCACCTGGGCGTTACGCACGCGGCTCATCGAACCAGCATTTGGCAAGTTCTTAGTTTTGCTCTGCCCGCAACGCGAAAATATGTGTGAAACTAATATGTTGGAAGTGGCGCACCCGACAGGATTCGAACCTGTGACCTTTGGAATCGGAATTGGTTATCCATGGTTATAAGCTATTGTTTTATATGATGCACGCTCGAAACTGGACTAGAACTGCGCTACCTTGCGCTCCTCTGCGATCGAAGGGGACTTACGTAAGTGCAGAAAATTTTAGCACGACAAATCCGCGTTATCGGAATTGGGAGACTGGAGTTACAAGCTATCGTAGTAGCAGCAGTGGTAAACGCAATGTGGTGGTATTGTGCTGATCCTGAAATCCCGATGGTCAATTCGACATTGTTAAAGCCGAAATTTATCTGGATCGTTGGTTAGCGCGTTTGCTTTCGCAAAAAATAATTCTATCGTATTTGCGCTAAAAGCGTTCTTTTTATTGGAAATTTGAATGAAACGTGAGGCCGAGAACTGGGAACACTACGAACGTATGATTGCTCGCCTCATGGCAGATCAGATCGACACGTCGTTGTGCGTTACACCTAATGCCCGAGTTATTGGTAAGATTAGCGGGCGCAGCCGGCAGATCGACGTGTTAATTGATGCTCGGCATGAAACGGATGATAGCCGTAGGATCATCGTGGACGCCAAGCGACGAAAGCGAAAAATTGATGTTACTGATGTCGAGGCATTCCGCGGCATGATGGATGACGTAGGCGCGACGCACGGCTATCTAGTGTGCCCCACAGGGTATACCGCCGCCGCGGAAAAGCGGGCGCAAATGTCGGTCACGATCTGCCTAATTCCACTCGATCATATCAAAAATTTTAATCCGTCCACCTGGCCAGTCTGCCTGAATCCGGGCTGCGAGCGAGGGCGTATTTTTTGGGACGGATATCCCGAGTTATCGATGGTACTCCAGCCCATCACTGCAGAGACAAACTCATCTCCTATCGTTAAGCGGTTTGTGCATCACGTTGGCAAATGCGATCGCTGCAGCAGATTTCATGTACAATGCAACACGTGTGGAGATATATTATCGACTCCAGAAGATGATGAAAGCGACGTCGGACATCAATGCAGTTGCCGCATGCCTTGGTTTTGGCTGGCTTCGGTAGAGGAGGGCGAAGACAGCGCGAAGTCGGCAGAGTTGCATTGCTGCCAACTCAGAGGGGTTGTTACGGTTGATAGAAGGCCTTACCGCCGCTAATGCAAGAGATCTTAGGGGGTACGCCGCTTTGTTTACCGCCCTCGCTCAAATTACGTAAGCAGCTTAGAACGGATAATTTGCCTAATATCGCTATATTCGCGATCTTCCCTCTTCATATAAATGTGGACTGCCCGATGACAGTTCGGGCAAAGAAGCGCAAAATCCGCTGCAGTTACGGTCCGTTTTGCGGTAAATGTCGATATCGGCGTCTTATGGTGAGCCTCGATATAGCTTACGCCGTAGCGAGATGAGAAATCCTCATCGCAAATTTCACAAACAGAAGGCGTTTTTCTTTTCAGGGTGCTGACAATCGCCCTGTTTCTTTCTGCCATGAGATGCGTGACATATCTAAGGCCACCCTCAACAAATTCGCTACGCTCAGCTGCAGCTTCAAGTCTTACGTAAGTGTCTTGTCGTTGCAGCGTGACATGCATCTCATCGATTTCAGTTACCGAAAATTGTCCTTCAAAACACCATCCGTCCTTCGCCTCTGTGAAAAGCAAAATCGGGTAGGAGAACTCAGGCTGTAATATGAGTACTCTATTCGCCAATTCGAAATGGGAAATAGCCGAGTTTCTGGCCTTAAATGAATAGCGATACGTATTCAGATCATCGTCAAGCCAGCCGTCATGTTGATATGATCCAGGTCTTGTTTTAATGATAACGCCTTGAATATCGGGCGCCGCGCCAATCCAATTTATACCTTGCTGCGGGGTGTTTCCTATAGCAGACTTGGCGCCCGCCCAGAAAGGCGAACCTTCGACTTTCGAATATTGGATAAGGTCGAAAAGGTTGC encodes:
- a CDS encoding restriction endonuclease is translated as MKREAENWEHYERMIARLMADQIDTSLCVTPNARVIGKISGRSRQIDVLIDARHETDDSRRIIVDAKRRKRKIDVTDVEAFRGMMDDVGATHGYLVCPTGYTAAAEKRAQMSVTICLIPLDHIKNFNPSTWPVCLNPGCERGRIFWDGYPELSMVLQPITAETNSSPIVKRFVHHVGKCDRCSRFHVQCNTCGDILSTPEDDESDVGHQCSCRMPWFWLASVEEGEDSAKSAELHCCQLRGVVTVDRRPYRR
- a CDS encoding HNH endonuclease, with the protein product MMLLQKPKDVFRISVGETVSKRNLFDLIQYSKVEGSPFWAGAKSAIGNTPQQGINWIGAAPDIQGVIIKTRPGSYQHDGWLDDDLNTYRYSFKARNSAISHFELANRVLILQPEFSYPILLFTEAKDGWCFEGQFSVTEIDEMHVTLQRQDTYVRLEAAAERSEFVEGGLRYVTHLMAERNRAIVSTLKRKTPSVCEICDEDFSSRYGVSYIEAHHKTPISTFTAKRTVTAADFALLCPNCHRAVHIYMKREDREYSDIRQIIRSKLLT